A genomic region of Synechococcus sp. NOUM97013 contains the following coding sequences:
- a CDS encoding N-acetylneuraminate synthase family protein yields MPNRSITIQNVTINDNSSPFVIAEIGHNHQGSLELCKQMIDSAVLAGVSAVKLQKRSNKHQFTAKAYNSIYNSENSFGVTYGEHRERLEFGRDEYSDLIKYCQSKNIIFFSTAFDIPSLNFLVEMDMPVLKIASGDIVNTPLLKEASETGIPIIASTGASDLVEVRNAYEILASGKSEFALLQCTSGYPAKYEELNINVITQFRNSFPDTVIGFSSHENGIVAPIAAYVLGARIIEKHFTTDRTMKGTDQAFSLSPSGMAQMCKDLSRIKLSMGSSDKRVLSSELISMKKQRKSIVAARDLAKGRIIEISDLALKVPDEGLKPYLIDNLIGKTLKVDLLEDDYVKMEDFA; encoded by the coding sequence ATGCCTAACCGTTCTATCACCATCCAAAATGTTACAATCAACGATAATTCTTCCCCTTTTGTTATCGCTGAAATTGGTCATAATCATCAAGGATCATTAGAATTGTGCAAACAAATGATTGACTCAGCCGTTTTGGCTGGTGTGTCAGCAGTTAAATTACAAAAACGGAGCAATAAACATCAATTTACTGCTAAAGCTTATAATTCAATTTACAATTCCGAAAATTCTTTTGGTGTAACTTATGGCGAACATAGAGAAAGGCTTGAGTTTGGTCGTGATGAATATAGTGATCTAATAAAATATTGTCAATCTAAAAATATTATTTTCTTTTCTACGGCTTTTGATATTCCAAGCTTAAATTTTCTTGTTGAAATGGATATGCCCGTTCTGAAAATTGCTTCGGGTGACATTGTTAACACTCCACTCTTAAAAGAGGCTTCTGAAACTGGTATTCCTATTATTGCAAGTACAGGTGCTTCTGACCTTGTAGAGGTAAGAAATGCATACGAGATTTTGGCATCTGGCAAGTCTGAGTTTGCACTGTTGCAGTGTACTTCCGGATACCCTGCTAAGTATGAGGAATTAAATATTAATGTCATAACACAGTTTCGTAATTCATTCCCAGACACTGTTATTGGCTTTTCTTCGCATGAAAATGGTATTGTAGCTCCAATTGCTGCATATGTTTTAGGTGCTCGCATTATTGAAAAGCATTTCACTACTGACAGAACCATGAAAGGTACTGACCAAGCTTTCTCCCTTTCTCCGTCCGGGATGGCTCAAATGTGTAAAGATCTTTCTAGGATTAAGTTGTCTATGGGCAGTTCTGACAAAAGAGTTTTGAGTTCTGAGCTTATATCTATGAAGAAGCAACGGAAATCAATTGTTGCTGCAAGGGATTTAGCAAAAGGTCGTATTATTGAAATCTCTGATCTTGCTCTTAAGGTTCCTGACGAAGGCCTAAAGCCTTATTTAATTGATAATTTAATAGGCAAAACTTTGAAGGTTGATCTTCTTGAAGATGACTATGTCAAAATGGAGGATTTTGCATGA